The following coding sequences are from one Novosphingobium sp. Gsoil 351 window:
- a CDS encoding DUF3363 domain-containing protein has product MRDVDRTVAEVAAANGGHYTIDAHLRHDPGAASRRQPWSAAARRLPRLLARPCSRLIAISPTGSAWCRSGILQDRQERFGGILHARDPYLGQICLIDAMTLRSPDPVSRYPRWTMCSALSKNSCIWCIAFANAIRVSGG; this is encoded by the coding sequence ATGCGCGACGTCGACCGCACCGTTGCCGAAGTCGCCGCTGCGAATGGCGGTCACTACACCATCGACGCGCATCTGCGTCACGACCCCGGCGCAGCCTCTCGGCGCCAGCCATGGTCGGCCGCAGCGCGCAGGCTGCCTCGGTTGCTGGCCAGACCGTGTTCACGATTGATCGCGATCTCGCCGACTGGATCGGCGTGGTGCCGGAGCGGAATTCTTCAAGACCGACAGGAGCGGTTCGGCGGCATACTGCACGCCCGGGACCCTTATCTCGGACAGATATGCTTAATCGATGCGATGACGTTACGATCTCCAGATCCAGTCTCGCGCTACCCACGTTGGACAATGTGCAGTGCGTTATCCAAAAATAGTTGCATATGGTGCATCGCGTTTGCTAATGCGATTCGCGTCAGTGGAGGTTAA
- a CDS encoding Lrp/AsnC ligand binding domain-containing protein, which translates to MFAELKLKLHDEETLEVLEAQAREHPQIVECFSMSGQSDSSHADRRPLRRRL; encoded by the coding sequence ATGTTCGCCGAGTTGAAATTGAAACTGCATGATGAAGAAACACTTGAAGTGCTGGAAGCGCAGGCACGAGAGCACCCTCAGATTGTCGAATGCTTCTCGATGAGCGGGCAGAGCGACTCATCTCATGCGGATCGTCGTCCGCTGCGTCGGCGACTATGA
- a CDS encoding AbiEi antitoxin N-terminal domain-containing protein — protein sequence MASAEISQRTKLRDLFAAHTMMRAGELRTAGIGPQTIARAVEDGELERISRGLYQHRDTQIEEHQILAEAATRVPKGVIALTSALAFHGLTDQMPRRVWIAIGTSDWSPVPSYPPLRIVRLTAPYLREGIEHHVIAGVKVPVYSIPKTLADMFRNPKLVDRSVAVEGLRSALEQRKATPSEIAEGAKAGGAWKTMHPFLEALTANG from the coding sequence ATGGCTTCCGCGGAGATCTCGCAAAGGACTAAGCTTCGCGATCTGTTCGCCGCGCATACCATGATGCGGGCAGGCGAGCTACGCACGGCCGGCATCGGGCCGCAGACGATAGCCCGCGCGGTTGAGGACGGCGAGCTGGAGCGGATCTCACGCGGCCTCTATCAGCATCGCGATACTCAAATCGAAGAGCATCAGATACTGGCTGAAGCCGCGACCCGCGTTCCCAAAGGAGTCATCGCCCTGACCTCGGCGCTGGCCTTTCATGGACTGACCGATCAGATGCCGCGGCGGGTATGGATCGCGATCGGCACGAGCGACTGGTCACCGGTTCCATCGTACCCGCCGCTGCGGATCGTTCGCCTCACCGCCCCCTATCTGCGCGAGGGCATCGAGCATCATGTGATCGCCGGCGTGAAGGTGCCTGTCTATTCGATTCCCAAGACGCTCGCCGACATGTTCCGAAATCCCAAGCTGGTCGACCGTTCAGTCGCAGTCGAAGGCCTGCGTAGCGCACTCGAGCAACGCAAGGCGACGCCGAGCGAGATCGCCGAAGGGGCCAAGGCAGGCGGCGCCTGGAAGACCATGCACCCTTTTCTCGAGGCCCTGACCGCCAATGGCTAG
- a CDS encoding nucleotidyl transferase AbiEii/AbiGii toxin family protein: MARPPVNIAKSVKDRLLNIARQEGRAFDVLLVRFALERLLYRLSISPHREQFVLKGGMLVTAWIDDDNRVTRDADFLGFGDADPHKLIADFRGIMVIEGGDGLVFDTGALTATAIRDEMEYGGVRIKTAAYLERTRISVIIDIGFGDAMAVTPQQLDFPTLLDLPVPRIRAYPPSTVIAEKFQAMVALGVLNSRMKDYYDLWAIPRNVVIAPEDLDAAILATFTRRGTAIPTERPPGLSTETTQDQAKRRQWSAYAKSLELEGVAFGTVADAVWAYVGPSCERLTVNPSVTRPE; the protein is encoded by the coding sequence ATGGCTAGACCGCCGGTCAACATCGCCAAATCGGTCAAGGACCGTTTGCTCAATATCGCCCGACAGGAAGGCCGCGCGTTCGACGTGCTGCTGGTTCGCTTCGCGCTCGAGCGCCTGCTCTATCGGCTGTCGATCTCGCCCCATCGCGAGCAGTTCGTCCTCAAGGGTGGAATGCTCGTTACAGCGTGGATCGACGACGACAATCGTGTCACGCGCGATGCCGACTTCCTGGGCTTTGGCGATGCCGATCCCCACAAGCTGATTGCCGACTTCCGCGGGATTATGGTTATCGAAGGTGGCGACGGGCTGGTCTTCGATACCGGCGCTCTGACCGCGACCGCCATCCGCGACGAAATGGAATACGGCGGAGTAAGGATCAAGACCGCGGCCTACCTCGAGCGGACGCGGATTTCGGTGATCATCGATATCGGATTTGGCGATGCCATGGCCGTCACGCCCCAGCAACTCGACTTCCCGACGCTTCTCGATCTCCCGGTTCCCCGCATCCGGGCATATCCCCCCTCAACGGTCATCGCGGAGAAGTTCCAGGCGATGGTCGCGCTGGGCGTCCTCAACAGCCGGATGAAGGACTACTACGACCTCTGGGCCATTCCGCGGAATGTGGTCATTGCTCCAGAGGACCTCGACGCTGCGATCCTCGCGACCTTCACCCGGCGCGGCACCGCGATCCCGACGGAACGCCCGCCAGGGCTTTCGACGGAAACGACCCAGGATCAAGCGAAGCGACGGCAGTGGAGCGCCTATGCGAAGTCGCTTGAGCTCGAAGGCGTCGCCTTCGGTACGGTCGCCGATGCCGTGTGGGCGTATGTCGGTCCGTCATGCGAACGACTGACGGTGAATCCCAGTGTGACCCGACCGGAATGA
- a CDS encoding RNA polymerase sigma factor: MNASFSPTVAADECGDPSGTAPSNTTTASALERLYRTQSARLRRYFARRTGSDDAGDLVQETFVRFAGAAADGQAAVDCPEAYLTRVATNLLRDRARTAAHNALYLQQQAVSAAGRYVDPHPLLESRDALRGLEQALARLNPRRRKIFLLHRLEDMTYAEIGAAVGMSEKGVKKQMAKALLELRQATDPSA; encoded by the coding sequence ATGAATGCGTCGTTCTCGCCAACGGTCGCCGCGGACGAATGTGGAGATCCGTCCGGCACCGCGCCGTCGAACACGACGACGGCAAGCGCTCTCGAGAGACTCTATCGGACCCAGTCCGCGCGTCTGCGCCGCTACTTCGCCCGGCGCACTGGCAGCGACGACGCCGGCGACCTCGTCCAGGAAACCTTCGTCCGCTTCGCCGGCGCCGCCGCTGACGGGCAGGCCGCCGTGGATTGCCCCGAAGCCTACCTGACGCGGGTCGCCACCAACTTGCTGCGCGACCGCGCCCGCACCGCCGCGCACAACGCGCTTTACCTGCAACAGCAGGCTGTTTCCGCTGCCGGCCGCTACGTCGACCCGCATCCGCTCCTCGAAAGCCGCGATGCCTTGCGCGGGCTCGAACAGGCGCTCGCGAGGCTCAACCCACGGCGCAGGAAGATATTTCTGCTCCACCGCCTCGAGGATATGACTTACGCCGAGATCGGCGCGGCGGTCGGGATGAGCGAGAAGGGCGTGAAGAAGCAGATGGCCAAGGCGCTTCTCGAGCTGCGGCAAGCCACGGACCCTTCGGCGTGA
- a CDS encoding FecR domain-containing protein, whose protein sequence is MSGPGGRNAEQVQADAASWHARMLEPRSETEVAAFEAWLAADPAHPRAYADMEALTSAGAKLPRADYDIAPAAAPRGGWRPVAAMALAAVALVAGVWAWQLASSPAFAAVSNFGPAVRGLRFADGTGIVLDANSQIATALRSGIRTIRIVGGRVRIDGRQTSHALRVEAGAQTIAARSALFDVALEGASVSVATLQGSVAISDPAAAAPTAIAQGDAVVVDGDGKRATRLDGSWPASRMRFERATLARVVDIANRLGNPDIVLASPDLASIPVSGVLDVRRTRPLARKLGAALDLQVRDDGAVLQLGR, encoded by the coding sequence GTGAGCGGGCCGGGCGGGCGCAATGCGGAACAGGTGCAGGCCGACGCCGCGTCCTGGCACGCGCGCATGCTCGAGCCGCGTTCCGAAACCGAGGTCGCAGCCTTCGAGGCCTGGCTCGCCGCCGACCCCGCGCATCCACGCGCCTATGCAGACATGGAAGCGCTGACGTCGGCGGGAGCCAAGTTGCCGAGGGCCGACTACGACATCGCACCGGCTGCCGCGCCGCGTGGGGGCTGGCGTCCGGTCGCCGCGATGGCGCTCGCGGCGGTCGCGCTGGTCGCCGGTGTGTGGGCCTGGCAGCTCGCCTCCTCGCCGGCCTTTGCTGCGGTGAGCAACTTTGGACCCGCCGTGCGCGGGTTGCGCTTCGCCGACGGGACCGGGATCGTCCTCGATGCCAATTCTCAGATCGCCACCGCGCTCCGCTCGGGCATCCGCACAATCCGCATCGTCGGGGGCCGGGTCCGCATCGACGGGCGCCAAACCTCGCACGCGCTCCGCGTCGAAGCGGGTGCGCAAACCATTGCCGCGCGGTCAGCCCTCTTCGACGTCGCCCTGGAAGGCGCCAGCGTGTCAGTCGCAACGCTGCAAGGCAGCGTGGCGATCAGCGATCCGGCGGCGGCCGCTCCGACGGCGATCGCTCAGGGTGACGCCGTCGTCGTCGATGGCGACGGCAAGCGGGCAACCCGGCTCGACGGGAGCTGGCCGGCAAGCCGGATGCGGTTCGAACGCGCGACGCTCGCGCGCGTGGTGGATATCGCCAATCGCCTCGGAAATCCCGACATCGTCCTCGCCAGCCCCGACCTGGCGAGCATTCCGGTGTCGGGCGTCCTCGACGTCCGGCGCACGCGACCTCTCGCGCGCAAGCTCGGTGCGGCGCTGGACTTGCAGGTCCGTGATGACGGCGCGGTGCTCCAGCTCGGCCGCTGA
- the rlxS gene encoding relaxase/mobilization nuclease RlxS (I built this because a sul1 chimera in AMR looks like the C-terminus.): MAGDEDFTPRIGRMRATKGRRAARYASLVLAATNLARGGVGVGAGGRAPGAKVSRGSGVGRVLANRGRLAAFRARRVIVKARIVRLACKGAAGARAHLRYLERDGTTREGERGSLYGPASDRVEARPFLERGVGDRHQFRFIVSPEDGAEYDDLKPLVRRLMERVGQDLRTPLDWVAVDHFNTGNPHSHIVVRGVDASGRDLVIARDYLTQGMRERAAELIALDLGPRDDRAIERSLRAEIGQERLTGIDRRLLADAREGGLVLAAAREPFEQSLRAGRLATLARMGLAREVGSGVWRLEDGLADTLRRMGERGDIIRTMQRTYAGRDNAPALSDRAIYDAAQARTAPLVGKVVTSGLADEHADRRYVVIEATDGRAHYVALGAGAGFEPLAEGSVVRVAPRAGGVRQVDRIVAQVAAANDGIYRTEAHLRHDPSASEEFAKAHVRRLEALRRGGAAVRNPDGSWRIGADHLSRVEAYEAAQRRSRPVVLTVLSPWPLEQLVDHEGATWLDRELTSASPVPLREAGFGAEARRAQEQRRRWLIAQGLGRDEAGPGAWPADLHARLERREVAAAGARLAGQLGLAHVEIKPGARIEGTLLRREQLASGAYAVVGRSREFALVPWRPELERHLGKQVSGIVRASGISWTMARRRSGPGFEPPSG; the protein is encoded by the coding sequence ATGGCCGGCGACGAAGACTTCACGCCCCGTATTGGGCGGATGCGCGCGACCAAGGGTCGCCGAGCGGCGCGCTACGCCTCGCTGGTCCTGGCCGCGACCAATCTCGCCCGAGGCGGGGTCGGGGTAGGCGCGGGCGGACGCGCGCCTGGCGCGAAAGTCAGCCGTGGCTCGGGTGTCGGGCGGGTCCTCGCGAACCGCGGCCGGCTCGCAGCGTTTCGCGCGCGGCGGGTGATCGTCAAGGCGCGCATCGTCCGCCTGGCCTGCAAGGGCGCCGCCGGGGCGCGGGCCCATTTGCGCTACCTCGAGCGGGACGGAACCACGCGCGAGGGCGAGCGCGGCAGCCTCTACGGACCGGCCTCGGATCGGGTCGAGGCGCGACCCTTTCTCGAACGCGGTGTCGGCGATCGTCACCAGTTCCGGTTCATCGTCTCGCCCGAGGACGGCGCCGAGTACGACGACCTCAAGCCGCTCGTGCGCCGGCTGATGGAGCGCGTCGGACAGGATCTGAGAACGCCGCTCGACTGGGTCGCGGTCGATCACTTCAACACCGGCAATCCACATTCCCACATCGTCGTGCGCGGGGTCGATGCCAGCGGACGCGACCTGGTGATTGCGCGCGACTACCTGACCCAGGGCATGCGCGAGCGCGCGGCCGAGCTGATCGCGCTCGACCTGGGGCCGCGCGACGATCGCGCGATCGAACGCTCGCTTCGTGCGGAGATCGGACAGGAGCGTCTGACCGGGATCGACCGGCGCTTGCTCGCCGATGCCCGCGAGGGCGGGCTGGTGCTCGCCGCGGCGCGCGAGCCGTTCGAGCAGAGCCTGCGCGCCGGGAGGTTGGCGACGCTGGCACGGATGGGGCTGGCGCGTGAGGTCGGGAGTGGGGTGTGGCGGCTCGAGGACGGCCTGGCCGACACCTTGCGGCGCATGGGCGAGCGCGGGGACATCATCCGCACGATGCAGCGCACCTACGCGGGGCGCGACAATGCTCCGGCGCTGAGCGACCGCGCGATCTACGATGCGGCCCAAGCGCGTACGGCGCCGCTTGTCGGCAAGGTCGTGACGAGCGGACTTGCCGACGAGCACGCCGATCGCCGCTATGTGGTGATCGAGGCGACCGACGGGCGAGCACACTACGTCGCGCTCGGCGCAGGTGCCGGGTTCGAGCCGCTGGCCGAAGGCTCGGTCGTTCGCGTCGCGCCGCGCGCCGGCGGCGTGCGCCAGGTCGATCGCATCGTCGCCCAAGTCGCCGCGGCCAACGATGGCATCTATCGGACCGAGGCCCACTTGCGCCACGATCCATCGGCATCCGAGGAGTTCGCCAAGGCCCATGTGCGACGGCTCGAGGCCTTGCGCCGGGGCGGCGCCGCCGTCCGCAATCCGGACGGGAGCTGGAGGATCGGTGCCGATCACCTGTCCCGGGTCGAGGCCTACGAGGCGGCGCAACGACGCAGCCGGCCCGTCGTGCTGACGGTGCTCTCCCCATGGCCGCTCGAGCAGCTGGTCGATCACGAGGGAGCGACCTGGCTCGACCGCGAACTCACGAGCGCATCACCGGTACCACTGCGTGAGGCGGGGTTCGGCGCTGAGGCGCGGCGGGCCCAGGAGCAGCGGCGGCGCTGGCTGATCGCTCAGGGCCTCGGCCGGGATGAAGCAGGGCCAGGGGCGTGGCCGGCGGACCTGCACGCGCGGCTCGAGCGCCGCGAGGTCGCAGCGGCAGGGGCGCGGCTCGCCGGCCAGCTCGGTCTCGCGCACGTCGAGATCAAGCCCGGCGCGCGCATCGAAGGCACCCTGCTGCGCCGCGAGCAGCTGGCAAGCGGGGCCTATGCGGTCGTCGGGCGGTCCCGCGAGTTCGCGCTGGTGCCGTGGCGCCCCGAGCTCGAGCGGCATCTGGGCAAGCAGGTTTCGGGGATCGTGCGCGCCAGCGGAATCAGCTGGACGATGGCGCGCCGCCGTAGCGGGCCGGGGTTCGAGCCGCCGTCAGGTTGA
- a CDS encoding single-stranded DNA-binding protein: MTNIVLLVGNLGADPELRTTTGGTDIASFSLGTSRPKRDGEGKTFKDSQGFTVKDTEWHRVTCFNGLGKTVAQYAAKGMLVSVRGRIHNTKWTDKDGIERYGYEIIADDVQFLNRPKQAESEPQEPIDPELEMAE; this comes from the coding sequence ATGACCAACATCGTTCTGCTCGTCGGCAACCTCGGCGCCGACCCCGAGCTTCGCACCACCACTGGCGGCACCGACATCGCCAGCTTCAGTCTCGGCACCAGCCGGCCCAAGCGCGACGGCGAGGGCAAGACCTTCAAGGACAGCCAGGGCTTCACCGTCAAGGACACCGAATGGCACCGGGTCACCTGCTTCAACGGGCTGGGCAAAACCGTCGCCCAGTACGCCGCCAAGGGCATGCTGGTCTCGGTCCGAGGGCGGATCCACAACACCAAGTGGACGGACAAAGACGGCATCGAGCGCTACGGCTACGAGATCATCGCCGACGACGTCCAGTTCCTCAACCGGCCCAAGCAGGCCGAGAGCGAGCCGCAGGAACCGATTGATCCCGAACTCGAGATGGCCGAGTAA